From one Musa acuminata AAA Group cultivar baxijiao chromosome BXJ2-6, Cavendish_Baxijiao_AAA, whole genome shotgun sequence genomic stretch:
- the LOC135613413 gene encoding 14 kDa proline-rich protein DC2.15-like, producing the protein MDTTKLAVLLLALVCCTLSAPTSPCNPETPKPKTPTPYFPPKTAPPNPFCPWDTLKLGACFDFLGDVGLLVGAAPSRGKCCALLEGLTDAEAALCLCTTIKESVLGVTTKWTVALSIVVSSCKKQIPDGFKCV; encoded by the coding sequence ATGGACACCACCAAGCTTGCGGTGCTCCTCCTTGCTCTCGTCTGCTGCACCCTCTCCGCTCCCACCTCACCATGCAATCCCGAGACCCCCAAGCCGAAGACACCCACGCCATACTTCCCTCCCAAGACGGCGCCTCCCAACCCATTCTGCCCGTGGGACACCCTCAAGCTGGGCGCCTGCTTCGACTTCCTCGGCGACGTCGGCCTGCTCGTCGGGGCGGCACCCTCCCGTGGCAAGTGCTGCGCCCTCCTCGAGGGCCTGACGGACGCCGAAGCCGCGCTGTGCCTCTGCACCACCATCAAGGAGAGCGTGCTCGGCGTCACCACCAAGTGGACGGTGGCGCTCAGCATCGTGGTTAGCTCCTGCAAGAAGCAGATCCCGGACGGGTTCAAGTGTGTGTAG